One Argentina anserina chromosome 6, drPotAnse1.1, whole genome shotgun sequence genomic window, CAAAATACATGTTAGAAGACAGACGAATGTGGGAATGGTAACAGTGCTATTAGATTCTGaaggaaggaaaaaaatagcTTAGCAAAAGTTAGTCTCCATGAATTTTACAAATTCAAAAAACTCTATCCTTCCATCTCTATTTTCATCAAATGTCTGGATCATCTTTTGGCAGTCTTCTAGCTTTGATCCTTCCTTCAAGCCTAAAATACAGAGAACTCGCTGCAATTCTCTCGCATCGATAAACCCATCCTTGTTCTCATCAAAAACATCAAAAGCTTGTTTCACTTCCTCCACACTCGGCTCATTCTCATCAAACAGCCCTGAAAGCTCATTGGAACTGAACGATTCAGGTAGTTCCTCCTCTTCTGCACTGCAAAAAATTCCCAAGTTCCCCATCACCATCTTCACATCTTCTCTTCTTATGCTACCATCATCCTTCTTTTCACATATCTTTGGCAGCTGGCTCAACTCCGAATCCAAGTTCTTCTCCTCCCGAACCTTTGAGTTGCAACACTTATGTTGGGATTGTACAAAACACTGGAACTTCGACAAGCAATTCTGGGTGCTATCTAACCAGTCTGCTGTGTGCACCAATATAGCGATAATTGCATCAATTAGAACAAGGAAAGGCAAAGCGGACGAGTATTCAGTAGTCGATGATGATGTCTTCTCCATTGTTATAGAGTAGTATAGGCTGAAAAACATGTACGTGATGTCGCGCTAATACTATCGATGAGGAACAAAGTTAGATATCCTGAATCTATGGAAACAAGGAGAGCAGGAAATATGAGAGAATGCTTTGAGTTTTACAACAACAATATGAGTTGTGAGAAGACAAGGTGCATGGTgtcttatatatattgaacaaaAGTTGAGTCTTGCATTTGAAGAGAACATTCTGGTCAAGCCCCAAAACATGGAGGAAGATTCTGAGTGCCATCGCAGATGTTTTGTGGAAAAGTATGAGACGGAGAACTAATGGGCAGATGTGTTGAGAATGTTGAAGGAAGTTTCAGCGTTTTTTGTTTGGGAGAGAAATAGAGGCAGGCCTAGCCTGCTTGGATTTGGCACTACCCCTTTGTCCTATGTGGGAATTTGTTTGGAATTTTCTAGCTGATTGACAAAGTTGATGGAATGGAAAATTGGGTAAAAAGTTTCAGGGAAGTTAGATTGATTTTCCTGGGCTGCTTTTCTTCCTCATTGTGCTAAATTGTTTAGTGGCTGGATGCATTTTTCTAGTtattatatcatttatatgGATTTATTTCTGGGTTAGTGTCTTTGTGTGTGTAAAGTTTACAAAGCACAACGTAGACGTAACAAAGTCAAGAATAGACAGCTGCTAAGGAAATTGTGATCGAGTCTCCTGGAACCTCGTGTGTTAACTTTCCTCACAATTCACTGATTTAAGACGTGAGATAAGGGAACCCATGGTCTTGGGGTCTTGAGCAGTCCCCTGCGTACAATCGGTGGCAAGCCACAACCACAGTCCTAATCCTTAATTAACATAAGCCAGTGTTATGCCTTCCAATAATAAGATCTTTCAGTAAATAACGTTATGATGTGATATTTTCATATGTGAACAATTTTCATGGTTAGAAGATGGTTGACAATGTTATTCATGTGATCAAATAATTCTTTTGAAAGTATATAGTTTTCAATCTTGTTCGAAAATTTGTTGGACTTAACTTAATTTTGTAAATTAAGTTTGCGCAGAATTGAAGATAGGTAGAAAAATTGACATCACCATAATTTGATCATATGCGTCATTCAattacttaatatatatatatatatatcagtctctatccagagtgaagcttcactctgaaattacagagtgaagttccaattttggcacacttttcggtcaaattttttcactataagcgattcaatatttaggtatgttattcaagatcatctccacaaagtttttcactataagcgattcaatatttagatatatatatatttggacatgtacatctaatttttttaaaatgaaatgaaaattttatttacttttataGTTCAACTGCCGTCGAAATCACCATCATACTTCACAATCGGAGAACCATGAGAGGATCATTATGAATcaaccattttttttttcgatgattTATTATAAATCAACCATGCCCTAGAGCCACTCCGAAAGGGACGTTGACAGCATACATATTGAAGAACCAAGTGGGATCCATTACCTACATAATGATTTACCGATGGATTATTGCCCGTCCGCTTGGTTTGTTGGCTGTGGCAATGTGCCTCTAAGTCTCTAACCAACAATTCATAACTCATACGTTCGACGGGTAtggttgtgacttgtgagtaTTCAACTCCCAAGATTTTAAGTCCCAAAACGAGGTATTCTAAATTatctcttctttttatttctttcgaTGATGTAATATGTGATTAGATTAGTGTACATCAAGGATATAtgaatagattttttttaaatcaaaatgAATTTCATCAGCAGTAAGTTACCACCTATGAAAAAACAAGGATGTTCTTTTTTCCCTAACCCTATGAGGCCACCACTCTCTCTCCTCCTTGCCctagtttttcttttgctaagTGACTATGGGGATTGGATTGTTGATGGCGCTAGATCTGGTGAAGACAACAATGTTTGGCTTCAGGCACCGGGATGGCCTTGATTAGtgcctctttcttttctccccTCTCCCCTTGCGGTTGTTGAGGCAGATATTGATTTCTTTCAATTCCGATTGAAAAAGCATTGGGTGGTTGATGGCTCCATGGCCCTTGATGGTGGTGCGGCTGCAGTTGAAGATCTAGTTGCCTGGGTTTGGCAACTTTGTGGGAGTTTGATGTCATTTCACGCCGGGAAGATGTCTAATGGTTGTAGATTACTCCTTTCTTATGGAAGGCATTCAGTTGAAGAAGACATGTTTTTATGGCCGGCGGATCTAATGGCTGAGTGCCGGAGTTGCGTGCCCAAATTAATTGGGTCTTGACGTTCCTTTGAGTCATGTTCGGTGTTGTAGTCTTTGGTTGTTAGTCAAAGGCTTTAGTTAATATTGATCCAGAGATACCCCTCTGCTTGCATTCAGGGCATTTGGTTACTTAGTTACTTATGTGGATCACACCATGGTTGTCGACATTAAGACAATTAATGTTTAGATCGTTAGGTTTTGTTGTTTCACATGGTTCTAACTTCGTGTCCACCAGGTAAGTGTTTTATATTCATGTTGAACTCCaacattttaatatatttgaagaCTCGATCATTctatttaaaaagaaaaaaaaagttaccaCCCATGGATTATGATTCAATCGAATGATCACCGACCACAACTCAACAAGACATTACAACGAAATTTCATGCTGGTATATTAATGGAACCATAGCGGCCACTCTAAACAAAATAACGGCGAGTTGATTTGGTGATCAGTATTGTCAAATCATATTCCAAAACAGATAGATTCCATATAAGCATTCTATAATGTCTGAAATAGCAGTGTCATAATCACAAGTTGAACAAAAAgtacaagaaaaataaaacattcATAGTTGAGGAACCCAAACATATTACAGTTGACAAACTGGGAACTAtgaatttaaataaaatttcagtGTCATGAACTACactgaaagaaacaaaaaagggTCATGGTGATCGTCACATGACTTTATTTCTAGCGACAAATTGTTGATCATGATGATCTTAGTTAGGCTGAGGAGGAGGGGTGAAGATGTACCCTGTTCTTGGGTTCACATTTGGCTCTGGATCTGAATAGTCCATCACTTCATACATTTTCCTCACACTTGGATCAATTTCCTGGTAAACAAGCACATAACTGATTCATTTGCCCAAAAAGTAATAATACAAACTTtctaccaaaaagaaaaaatagggAAACAAGATGATCAAACCTCTATCTGGGAAGAAGAGTCCCTCTGCTGATCACCTCTCTCCATCAAGTTTCTGccaaaacctaaacaaaatAGCAACACCAATCAAAATAGGTTCTTTGAATTGGAAAAACATGAAACTGGTGCAATAGCTAATAGGTACAGTATTACCTTGAGAGAAAAACAGAGCCAGGAAGCAAGAAATCGTGAGAATTCTACGAAACCAAGGACGACCCATGATTTCTGGCACTGTTCTGAGAAATGGGTTGCTCTCagaattgtgaaaatcttctGGGTTTTGATGGAATTCGAAAAACTGAGAGGTAGAGAGGAAAAAGGTTCTTGACTCTCCAAGTAACCGCCTTAAAATGTTGAGATCTGACAAAGACTCCCAAGAATTTCAAAAGCGTGACAGAATCATGCTGTAAAGAGATAAAAGAGTAGaggtgtttgattttttcAAGGATCCCTTCTATTTATATTCAATCTGTCTTTCCCACAAACAGAGTACAGATCAATTATAGGGTTTCAGGCTGAAGCTTTTCAGCTTTCAGATATTTaaaagaagagagatgagATTATATAAGGATATATATTAGGGCAACTCTTAATTTCGATGGTTCGAGCATTTAATATCACCTATTTGCTACctacattttcttttctttcggGAAAATAACACTAAAATATGATGATATCggcaaaataaaatagaagttAATCAACAGAGACGCCATTTAACTCCGTAGGGTATCAATATTCAGTACTAAAGAAATAAGCGAgcaattatttaaaatttt contains:
- the LOC126798782 gene encoding probable calcium-binding protein CML46, which encodes MFFSLYYSITMEKTSSSTTEYSSALPFLVLIDAIIAILVHTADWLDSTQNCLSKFQCFVQSQHKCCNSKVREEKNLDSELSQLPKICEKKDDGSIRREDVKMVMGNLGIFCSAEEEELPESFSSNELSGLFDENEPSVEEVKQAFDVFDENKDGFIDARELQRVLCILGLKEGSKLEDCQKMIQTFDENRDGRIEFFEFVKFMETNFC